One window of Bos indicus isolate NIAB-ARS_2022 breed Sahiwal x Tharparkar chromosome 18, NIAB-ARS_B.indTharparkar_mat_pri_1.0, whole genome shotgun sequence genomic DNA carries:
- the TAT gene encoding tyrosine aminotransferase isoform X1, translating to MRVSGPTPICGTISGIRGCIRIHHHYHLSKNLGNFLVWLLGGCFSFTGKSLLVMDPYVIQMQDHGSLPSVLDVHVNVAGRSSVLGKVKSRKARWSVRPSDMSNKTFNPIRAIVDNMKVKPNPNKTMIALSIGDPTVFGNLPTDPEVTQAMKDALDSGKFNGYVPSIGYLSSREEVASYYHCPEAPLEAKDVILTSGCSQAIELCLAVLANPGQNILVPRPGFSLYRTLAESMGIEVKLYNLLPEKNWEIDLKQLESLIDEKTVCLIVNNPSNPCGSVFSRRHLQKILAVAARQCVPILADEIYGDMVFSDSKFEPLATLSSKVPILSCGGLAKRWLVPGWRMGWILIHDRRDIFGNEIRDGLTKLSQRILGPCTLVQGALKSILCRTPRVFYHNTLSFLKSNADLCYGALAAIPGLRPIRPSGAMYLMVGIEMEHFPEFENDVEFTEQLVAEQSVHCLPATCFEYPNFFRVVITVPEVMMLEACSRIQEFCEQHYHCAEGSQEECDK from the exons ATGAGAGTTTCAGGCCCAACGCCCATTTGTGGGACTATTTCAGGTATCAGAGGTTGCATCCGAATTCACCATCACTATCATTTGTCAAAGAACTTAGGCAACTTCCTGGTTTGGCTGCTTGGAGGCTGCTTCTCCTTTACTGGGAAG TCTTTGCTAGTCATGGACCCATATGTGATTCAGATGCAGGATCACGGCAGCCTCCCCTCAGTTCTGGATGTGCATGTCAACGTTGCTGGGAGAAGCTCTGTGCTGGGAAAAGTGAAAAGCAGGAAGGCCAGATGGTCCGTGAGGCCCTCGGACATGTCCAACAAAACTTTCAATCCCATCCGGGCCATTGTGGACAACATGAAGGTGAAGCCAAATCCAAACAAGACCATGATTGCTTTGTCGATTG GGGACCCTACTGTATTTGGAAACCTGCCGACAGATCCTGAAGTTACCCAAGCAATGAAAGATGCCCTCGACTCAGGGAAGTTTAATGGCTATGTCCCCTCCATTG GCTACTTATCCAGTCGGGAGGAAGTTGCTTCTTATTACCACTGTCCCGAGGCACCCCTGGAAGCTAAG GATGTCATTCTGACAAGTGGCTGCAGTCAGGCTATTGAACTGTGTTTGGCTGTGTTGGCCAACCCAGGGCAAAACATCCTAGTTCCGAGACCTGGCTTCTCTCTCTACAGGACTCTGGCTGAATCTATGGGAATTGAGGTCAAACTCTACAATTTATTG CCAGAGAAGAATTGGGAAATTGACCTGAAACAATTAGAATCTCTGATTGATGAAAAGACAGTTTGTCTTATTGTCAACAATCCATCAAACCCTTGTGGGTCAGTGTTCAGTAGACGTCATCTCCAGAAAATTTTGGCAG tGGCTGCAAGGCAATGTGTTCCCATTTTAGCTGATGAGATCTATGGAGACATG GTGTTTTCAGATTCCAAATTTGAGCCTCTGGCCACCCTCAGCAGCAAAGTCCCCATCCTGTCCTGTGGAGGGCTGGCCAAGCGCTGGCTGGTTCCTGGCTGGAGGATGGGCTGGATCCTTATCCATGACCGAAGAGATATTTTTGGCAATGAg ATCCGAGATGGGCTGACGAAGCTAAGTCAACGGATCCTGGGCCCCTGCACCCTTGTCCAGGGAGCTCTGAAAAGCATCCTGTGTCGCACCCCTCGTGTGTTCTACCACAACACTCTAAGCTTCCTCAAG TCCAATGCGGATCTCTGCTATGGGGCATTGGCTGCCATCCCCGGACTCCGGCCCATTCGCCCTTCTGGGGCCATGTACCTCATG GTTGGAATTGAGATGGAACATTTCCCAGAATTTGAGAATGATGTGGAGTTCACGGAGCAGTTAGTTGCTGAGCAATCTGTCCACTGCCTCCCAGCAACG TGCTTTGAGTATCCAAATTTCTTCCGAGTGGTAATCACAGTCCCTGAAGTGATGATGCTGGAGGCCTGTAGCCGGATCCAGGAGTTCTGTGAACAGCACTACCATTGTGCTGAAGGGAGCCAGGAGGAATGTGACAAATAG
- the TAT gene encoding tyrosine aminotransferase isoform X2 encodes MRVSGPTPICGTISGIRGCIRIHHHYHLSKNLGNFLVWLLGGCFSFTGKMQDHGSLPSVLDVHVNVAGRSSVLGKVKSRKARWSVRPSDMSNKTFNPIRAIVDNMKVKPNPNKTMIALSIGDPTVFGNLPTDPEVTQAMKDALDSGKFNGYVPSIGYLSSREEVASYYHCPEAPLEAKDVILTSGCSQAIELCLAVLANPGQNILVPRPGFSLYRTLAESMGIEVKLYNLLPEKNWEIDLKQLESLIDEKTVCLIVNNPSNPCGSVFSRRHLQKILAVAARQCVPILADEIYGDMVFSDSKFEPLATLSSKVPILSCGGLAKRWLVPGWRMGWILIHDRRDIFGNEIRDGLTKLSQRILGPCTLVQGALKSILCRTPRVFYHNTLSFLKSNADLCYGALAAIPGLRPIRPSGAMYLMVGIEMEHFPEFENDVEFTEQLVAEQSVHCLPATCFEYPNFFRVVITVPEVMMLEACSRIQEFCEQHYHCAEGSQEECDK; translated from the exons ATGAGAGTTTCAGGCCCAACGCCCATTTGTGGGACTATTTCAGGTATCAGAGGTTGCATCCGAATTCACCATCACTATCATTTGTCAAAGAACTTAGGCAACTTCCTGGTTTGGCTGCTTGGAGGCTGCTTCTCCTTTACTGGGAAG ATGCAGGATCACGGCAGCCTCCCCTCAGTTCTGGATGTGCATGTCAACGTTGCTGGGAGAAGCTCTGTGCTGGGAAAAGTGAAAAGCAGGAAGGCCAGATGGTCCGTGAGGCCCTCGGACATGTCCAACAAAACTTTCAATCCCATCCGGGCCATTGTGGACAACATGAAGGTGAAGCCAAATCCAAACAAGACCATGATTGCTTTGTCGATTG GGGACCCTACTGTATTTGGAAACCTGCCGACAGATCCTGAAGTTACCCAAGCAATGAAAGATGCCCTCGACTCAGGGAAGTTTAATGGCTATGTCCCCTCCATTG GCTACTTATCCAGTCGGGAGGAAGTTGCTTCTTATTACCACTGTCCCGAGGCACCCCTGGAAGCTAAG GATGTCATTCTGACAAGTGGCTGCAGTCAGGCTATTGAACTGTGTTTGGCTGTGTTGGCCAACCCAGGGCAAAACATCCTAGTTCCGAGACCTGGCTTCTCTCTCTACAGGACTCTGGCTGAATCTATGGGAATTGAGGTCAAACTCTACAATTTATTG CCAGAGAAGAATTGGGAAATTGACCTGAAACAATTAGAATCTCTGATTGATGAAAAGACAGTTTGTCTTATTGTCAACAATCCATCAAACCCTTGTGGGTCAGTGTTCAGTAGACGTCATCTCCAGAAAATTTTGGCAG tGGCTGCAAGGCAATGTGTTCCCATTTTAGCTGATGAGATCTATGGAGACATG GTGTTTTCAGATTCCAAATTTGAGCCTCTGGCCACCCTCAGCAGCAAAGTCCCCATCCTGTCCTGTGGAGGGCTGGCCAAGCGCTGGCTGGTTCCTGGCTGGAGGATGGGCTGGATCCTTATCCATGACCGAAGAGATATTTTTGGCAATGAg ATCCGAGATGGGCTGACGAAGCTAAGTCAACGGATCCTGGGCCCCTGCACCCTTGTCCAGGGAGCTCTGAAAAGCATCCTGTGTCGCACCCCTCGTGTGTTCTACCACAACACTCTAAGCTTCCTCAAG TCCAATGCGGATCTCTGCTATGGGGCATTGGCTGCCATCCCCGGACTCCGGCCCATTCGCCCTTCTGGGGCCATGTACCTCATG GTTGGAATTGAGATGGAACATTTCCCAGAATTTGAGAATGATGTGGAGTTCACGGAGCAGTTAGTTGCTGAGCAATCTGTCCACTGCCTCCCAGCAACG TGCTTTGAGTATCCAAATTTCTTCCGAGTGGTAATCACAGTCCCTGAAGTGATGATGCTGGAGGCCTGTAGCCGGATCCAGGAGTTCTGTGAACAGCACTACCATTGTGCTGAAGGGAGCCAGGAGGAATGTGACAAATAG